ACGCGGCGCGCGGCGGCCAGGACGAGGCGCCGCCGGGGAACTTCAACACCTTCGGCGGGGGGCCTCCGGGGGGGACGCTCGTGGTGCTCTGGGAGGGCGAGCCCGACAACCTCAACCCGCTCACCTACGACAGCAACCCGGCGTACCAGATCGTCCACCTGCTGTTCCGGGCGCTGGCGCGGCGCGACACCACGCTCAGCAACTACGTCCCCGACTTCCTGGAGCGCTGGGAGCAGCGGGACCCCAACACCGTGGTCCTGCACGTGCGCCCGGGGATCAAGTGGCACGACGGGCGGCCCACCTCGGCGCGCGACATCGTCTTCACCATCCAGCGGCAGAAGGACGAGGCGGTGGCCTCCACCCGCCAGGGCGACGTGGAGGCGGTGGAGTCGGTGCGGGCGCTGGACAGCATGACGGTGGAGGTCCGCCTCTCGCGCACCGGGCCGGCCACGCTCAACTCGCTGCTGGAGGTGGTCCCCGCGCCGGCGCACCTGCTGGAGCAGGTCCCCGCCGGGCAGCTGCGCAGCGCGCCGTTCAACAGCAACCCCGTGGGGAACGGGCTGTACCGCTTCGAGCGCTGGGACCGCGGCCAGCAGCTGTCGGTGGTGGCCAACCCCGACGCGCCGCAGCCGGCTTCGCTGCAGCGCATCATCGTGCGCGTGGTCCCCGACGCCAGCGCCCGCCTCACCGGGCTGCTGAACGGCGAGGGCGACATGATGAAGGCCTCGTACGAGCAGGTGGACCAGATCCGCTCGTCGCAGAACGCCCAGCTGCACAGCGCCGCCAAGGTGCGCCCCGGGTGGATCGCGTGGAACGTGAGCCGCCCGCCCGTGGACGACCCGCGGGTGCGGCAGGCGTTCCTGATGTCGATCAACCGCCAGCAGCTCGCGCAGGCCATGTTCGGCGACCCCGAGTCGGCCGCGCTCTCGCCGATCCCGCCGCGCCTGCGCGAGCACAGCGCCGGCGTGCGGCCGCTCCCCTACGACCCCGCGCGGGCGGGGCAGCTCCTGCAGCAGGCGGGGTGGGTGGACACCAACGGCGACGGGATCCGGGAGAAGGGCGGGCGCCCCTTGCGGCTGGAGGTGGAGTACGCCTCGTCGGACGCGGTGCGCGCCGACATGCTGGTGGCCATCCAGGCCGAGGCGAAGAAGGCGGGGATCGACGTGGTGCCGCGCCCCTACGAGCGCACCACCTGGGTCTCGCGCCTGCGCGCGCGGGAGTTCATGGGCTCGTTCTGGGGGTGGGGGTGGGGCCCCGGCGTGGTGGGCCCCAACGCCCGCATGGTCTTCCACTCCGCCAGCGCGCCGCCGAACGGGCCCA
The genomic region above belongs to Longimicrobium sp. and contains:
- a CDS encoding ABC transporter substrate-binding protein, coding for MAHASAASHFALRTSRFALAAALLAAVACGGGGGDKGKDAARGGQDEAPPGNFNTFGGGPPGGTLVVLWEGEPDNLNPLTYDSNPAYQIVHLLFRALARRDTTLSNYVPDFLERWEQRDPNTVVLHVRPGIKWHDGRPTSARDIVFTIQRQKDEAVASTRQGDVEAVESVRALDSMTVEVRLSRTGPATLNSLLEVVPAPAHLLEQVPAGQLRSAPFNSNPVGNGLYRFERWDRGQQLSVVANPDAPQPASLQRIIVRVVPDASARLTGLLNGEGDMMKASYEQVDQIRSSQNAQLHSAAKVRPGWIAWNVSRPPVDDPRVRQAFLMSINRQQLAQAMFGDPESAALSPIPPRLREHSAGVRPLPYDPARAGQLLQQAGWVDTNGDGIREKGGRPLRLEVEYASSDAVRADMLVAIQAEAKKAGIDVVPRPYERTTWVSRLRAREFMGSFWGWGWGPGVVGPNARMVFHSASAPPNGPNFAGYKNPRLDALIDSVVVEPDTVRSRGMWQRIEQILIDDAVYAPIFLDPEYYGVSSRFRGVKFRGPEWWEDAIYWWIPENLRLPRDRQQP